In Cherax quadricarinatus isolate ZL_2023a chromosome 35, ASM3850222v1, whole genome shotgun sequence, the following are encoded in one genomic region:
- the LOC128695136 gene encoding GATOR1 complex protein NPRL3, which yields MDVNPLCVILVKNGSRGDRLLFRYPYSVDTKMETKATNRRSNPYSVINDVNKLTSLIAHTSNISNGKLVGFSDKIMSNLFAVKSELCDSKFELKVNDVRFVGHPVRLDPSTTHSRPQDKRKSSTIILFNIVFALKATLNHDVVNCYHDLSMRLGLALRHEEYRCQFLSSEAKIMLAAHDEASQLPEDGQVSPFQLILDRSLLARHLRQVYEELCGSGIVQLRLNKWIEVSFCLPQKVHHSLATGRPVDCEGLLRGLKTLKPYHILLLLVERSELLHTLSPDASQALWRLLHVEESHLTPFFTLAADADLTLTQVLMLVGHLVYWGKATIIYPVCSTNMYALSPNAPTILNSQLSESFSQQFPGSSLLGVMAEFSLPTSLSDKCYPITSPHQQQEQVQQVLWLLKHGLLQQLHTYVYLSPPMSYDCDGVRAGGRELGAGQTGSHGTSSPASTSIPTPTVHEPPPLSNETSYLAPHPQSNHHPDITRDALHHAVVQLSQPASESDLGSVCSDERSPSPGINIGTTPEDSVHHCLDAVLSPAEKEMVMKVEAARNPEDLKLFSKLCVYFRGHHHLEEMMYRVNLRRSTLLQLIDKFRQVLITCQHPDDSTTLSSHAK from the coding sequence ATGGATGTCAACCCTCTGTGTGTTATATTGGTCAAGAATGGCAGTAGGGGAGACAGGTTGCTTTTTCGTTATCCATACTCTGTTGATACAAAAATGGAGACAAAAGCTACAAATAGACGATCTAACCCATATTCAGTGATCAATGATGTGAACAAACTTACATCTCTAATAGCCCACACATCAAACATCTCCAATGGCAAACTTGTTGGCTTTAGTGATAAGATTATGTCGAATCTTTTTGCTGTGAAAAGTGAATTGTGCGATAGTAAATTTGAATTGAAAGTTAATGATGTGAGATTCGTTGGACACCCTGTACGCCTCGACCCCTCTACAACACATAGTCGTCCACAAGACAAGCGCAAGTCATCAACAATCATTCTTTTCAATATTGTCTTTGCATTAAAGGCAACTTTAAACCATGATGTTGTGAATTGCTACCATGATCTGAGTATGAGGCTTGGGTTGGCTCTGCGTCATGAAGAGTACCGCTGCCAATTTCTCTCATCTGAAGCTAAGATTATGCTTGCAGCTCATGATGAGGCTTCCCAGCTGCCAGAGGATGGTCAAGTCTCACCATTTCAGCTAATCTTGGACCGAAGCCTGCTTGCTCGGCACCTCAGGCAAGTTTATGAAGAGTTGTGTGGATCAGGTATTGTTCAACTTCGACTCAACAAATGGATAGAAGTTAGCTTTTGTTTGCCACAGAAAGTTCATCACAGTTTAGCAACTGGTCGTCCAGTTGATTGTGAAGGGCTTCTTCGAGGGCTAAAAACCTTGAAGCCATACCACATATTGCTTCTTTTGGTGGAGCGGTCAGAACTCCTACATACATTGTCACCAGATGCGTCACAAGCTCTCTGGCGATTACTTCATGTAGAAGAGTCACATCTAACTCCCTTCTTCACATTAGCTGCTGATGCTGACCTTACTCTAACTCAGGTTTTAATGCTAGTGGGTCACCTAGTGTACTGGGGCAAGGCTACTATCATATACCCTGTCTGCAGTACCAACATGTACGCTCTATCTCCAAATGCTCCCACCATTTTAAATAGCCAACTATCTGAGAGCTTTAGTCAGCAATTTCCGGGTTCCTCTCTCCTTGGTGTTATGGCAGAGTTTTCTCTACCAACATCTCTCAGTGATAAATGTTATCCCATAACTTCACCTcatcagcagcaagaacaagTGCAGCAGGTATTATGGCTGTTGAAACATGGTCTACTGCAGCAACTGCATACTTACGTCTATCTATCTCCTCCAATGTCTTATgattgtgatggagtgagagcAGGGGGGCGAGAGCTTGGAGCAGGCCAAACAGGAAGCCATGGGACCAGTTCTCCAGCTAGTACTAGCATTCCAACACCAACTGTCCATGAGCCACCACCTCTCTCCAATGAAACCTCATATCTTGCACCACACCCTCAGTCTAATCATCATCCAGACATAACTCGTGATGCTCTCCATCATGCAGTAGTGCAACTTAGCCAGCCAGCTTCTGAGAGTGATTTGGGTTCAGTATGTAGCGATGAGAGGAGCCCTAGTCCAGGAATAAACATTGGCACCACACCAGAGGATTCAGTTCACCATTGTCTGGATGCTGTATTATCTCCTGCAGAAAAAGAGATGGTGATGAAAGTGGAAGCAGCACGCAACCCAGAAGATCTCAAACTTTTCTCAAAATTGTGTGTTTACTTCCGAGGTCATCACCATCTTGAAGAGATGATGTACAGAGTTAATCTAAGAAGATCAACTCTGCTTCAACTTATCGACAAGTTCCGCCAGGTGCTTATAACTTGTCAGCATCCAGATGACTCTACTACATTATCCTCTCATGCTAAGTGA
- the LOC128695137 gene encoding hsp70-binding protein 1 encodes MSDGQDSNEGARDNRPRNLQGLLNFCTEITAREDTTGPSRFQGMDPERRSFLEEALNSMTVDVVKRLADALKALCSESVTMPGEDVTEQERAIEIIEEYVDDLNHAEDLQKLGGFPILMKCLDSPHTSLRTGAAGLIGDICQNYLNCQENMLSLNIMPVLLHMIDTDEDNQARVKAMYAVSCLIRHCPKGEEQFLKTDGLSYLMRAMQSDVEKLVVKSAFILTNFFRKNDSHKATALSMGFVEQLLTLLSNENSDDISREHCTAALLNLASSYPPALAECLRPELNVSQILTSRLEDIKGKEELEEEEGYIQEMLELMRRGSAESEENTNR; translated from the exons ATGTCGGATGGACAAGATAGCAATGAGGGAGCCAGGGATAATAGGCCACGGAACCTGCAAGGGCTCCTAAACTTCTGTACGGAAATAACGGCAAGAGAAGATACAACAGGACCTTCACGGTTTCAAGGAATGGATCCTGAG CGTCGATCTTTTCTGGAGGAAGCTCTAAATTCAATGACAGTGGATGTGGTCAAGAGGTTGGCAGATGCTCTGAAAGCACTATGCAGTGAATCTGTAACAATGCCTGGTGAAGATGTCACAGAGCAAGAGAGAGCCATAGAGATCATTGAGGAATATGTTGATGACCTTAATCATGCTGAAG ACCTCCAAAAACTAGGCGGTTTTCCCATTTTGATGAAATGCTTGGATTCCCCTCACACATCACTtcgtactggtgctgctggtttgATTGGAGATATATGTCAAAATTACTTAAATTGTCAAGAAAATATGCTGTCACTAAACATTATGCCCGTACTGCTTCATATGATAGACACAGATGAGGATAACCAAGCAAGAGTCAAGGCTATGTATGCTGTATCAT GTCTTATTCGACACTGCCCTAAAGGAGAAGAGCAGTTTCTTAAAACCGATGGTTTATCATACTTAATGCGTGCAATGCAATCAGATGTGGAAAAATTGGTCGTTAAATCTGCATTTATTTTAACCAACTTCTTTAGAAAGAATGATTCACACAAGG ccacAGCACTTTCAATGGGATTTGTTGAGCAGTTGTTGACACTACTGAGCAATGAAAACTCTGATGATATTTCCCGAGAACATTGTACAGCAGCTCTCCTTAATTTGGCATCCTCTTATCCCCCTGCCCTAGCTGAGTGCCTGAGACCAGAACTGAATGTTTCACAGATTTTGACATCTAGATTAGAAGATATCAAAGGCAAAGAAGAACTGGAA